A single region of the Roseivivax sp. THAF197b genome encodes:
- a CDS encoding calcium/sodium antiporter produces the protein MLEIWLPLIGGFVLLIVGGELLVRGAVQVATGLGVSPLVIGLTLVGFGTSTPELVTSVQAALSDAPGIAYGNIVGSNIANILLIVGIAALISPMVVASNALKRDGMVMLVVAIVFAAVAALMPLGRAVGAVFVAALIIYIYLAFRQEKSAAPADHGAVYDKSVALQEADTALAPPTAAKKTLLVSVLIALGGLILVVIGGRFLVDGAVSLARGLGISETVIGLTIVAVGTSMPELVTSVVAGLRKQGDVAFGNIVGSNVYNILGIGGFTALIAPGAVPVEIVTFDNLVMIAVSLALVVFAWTGLKIARWEGAVLLTGYVGYVYTIWP, from the coding sequence GTGTTGGAAATCTGGCTGCCGCTGATCGGAGGATTTGTCCTGCTGATCGTGGGGGGCGAATTGCTGGTCCGGGGCGCGGTGCAGGTCGCGACCGGGCTGGGTGTCTCGCCGCTGGTCATCGGTCTGACGCTCGTGGGTTTCGGGACGTCGACGCCTGAGCTTGTCACCTCGGTGCAGGCGGCGCTCTCGGACGCGCCCGGCATCGCCTATGGCAATATCGTGGGCTCCAACATCGCCAACATCCTGCTGATCGTCGGGATCGCCGCGCTCATCAGCCCGATGGTCGTGGCGTCCAATGCGCTGAAGCGCGATGGCATGGTCATGCTGGTGGTTGCGATCGTCTTCGCGGCTGTCGCCGCACTCATGCCGCTCGGACGCGCCGTGGGCGCCGTCTTTGTCGCGGCACTCATCATCTACATCTACCTCGCGTTCCGACAGGAGAAGAGTGCCGCACCCGCCGACCATGGCGCGGTTTATGACAAGAGCGTCGCGCTTCAGGAGGCGGACACGGCCCTTGCGCCGCCCACCGCGGCAAAGAAGACCCTGCTTGTTTCGGTGCTGATCGCGCTTGGCGGCCTGATCCTCGTCGTGATCGGAGGGCGTTTCCTCGTCGACGGCGCGGTCTCGCTCGCACGCGGTCTCGGCATCTCGGAAACCGTGATCGGGCTCACCATCGTTGCAGTCGGTACGTCGATGCCGGAGCTTGTGACCTCGGTCGTCGCGGGCCTTCGCAAGCAGGGCGATGTCGCGTTCGGCAACATCGTCGGCTCCAACGTCTACAACATTCTCGGGATTGGCGGCTTCACGGCGCTGATCGCGCCCGGCGCTGTCCCTGTCGAGATCGTCACCTTCGACAACCTCGTGATGATTGCCGTGTCCCTGGCCCTCGTCGTGTTCGCCTGGACCGGGCTTAAGATCGCGCGCTGGGAAGGCGCCGTCCTGCTGACCGGGTATGTCGGCTACGTCTACACGATCTGGCCCTGA
- a CDS encoding hemolysin family protein: MIVELAILACLILLNGALAMSELAIVSARPGRLKVRGDRGSLQALRLAEDPGRFLSTVQIGITLVGVLSGAFSGATLGLRVSTALEGLGAPPALAQPFGVGSVVMVVTYLSLVIGELVPKQIALSNPEGIAARVAPAMVLLSKVAAPLVWILDKSGKLMLRILGQDRSRQHRVSDEEIHLLISEAESAGVIEKGETAMIEGVMRIADRTAKGLMTPRLEVAIADIDESLDDILERFRTSGRSRLPLRDGGPDDIIGILHSRDMLLADRATFDPRRLMMNAPVIHDALPAMEVVDRLRASPEHMLLVYDEYGHFEGIVTAMDILGAIAGGFDETEADEPKIVERDDGSLLVAGWMPIDEFADRLEIALPDDGDYETVAGLVLFLLGKLPTVGQSVQAQNWQIEVVDMDGRRIDKVLVQRTQTAPAARM; the protein is encoded by the coding sequence ATGATCGTTGAACTTGCAATACTCGCCTGCCTGATCCTGCTGAACGGCGCGCTGGCGATGTCGGAGCTTGCGATCGTGTCCGCGCGGCCCGGACGCCTGAAGGTGCGCGGAGACAGGGGGTCGCTTCAGGCGCTCAGGCTGGCGGAGGATCCGGGCCGGTTTTTATCCACGGTGCAGATCGGCATCACCCTCGTCGGTGTCTTGTCCGGCGCTTTTTCCGGCGCGACGCTGGGACTGCGGGTATCCACCGCGCTTGAAGGGCTCGGCGCTCCGCCCGCCTTGGCCCAGCCATTCGGCGTCGGCTCCGTCGTGATGGTCGTCACCTATCTGTCGCTGGTGATTGGCGAACTGGTCCCGAAACAGATCGCCCTGTCGAACCCCGAAGGCATTGCCGCGCGTGTGGCGCCGGCCATGGTGCTGCTGTCGAAGGTCGCAGCCCCTCTCGTCTGGATCCTCGACAAATCGGGCAAGCTCATGCTCAGGATCCTGGGCCAGGATCGCAGTCGGCAACATCGGGTCAGCGATGAAGAGATTCACCTGCTGATCTCCGAGGCAGAAAGTGCGGGCGTCATCGAGAAGGGCGAAACGGCCATGATCGAAGGCGTGATGCGGATCGCGGATCGCACGGCGAAGGGGCTGATGACACCGCGGCTCGAGGTGGCCATCGCCGATATCGACGAGTCGCTCGACGACATTCTGGAGCGTTTCAGAACCTCGGGCCGGTCGCGTCTGCCGCTCCGCGATGGCGGGCCGGACGACATCATCGGCATCCTGCACAGCAGGGATATGCTTCTTGCGGACAGGGCGACCTTCGATCCACGCCGCCTGATGATGAATGCGCCCGTCATCCACGATGCCCTTCCGGCGATGGAGGTGGTGGACCGCCTGCGCGCATCGCCCGAGCACATGCTGCTCGTCTATGACGAATACGGGCATTTCGAGGGGATCGTGACCGCGATGGATATCCTTGGCGCCATTGCCGGAGGGTTCGACGAGACCGAGGCCGATGAGCCGAAAATCGTGGAGCGCGATGATGGCTCCCTGCTGGTGGCAGGCTGGATGCCGATTGACGAGTTCGCCGACAGGCTGGAGATCGCGCTTCCCGACGATGGTGATTACGAAACGGTAGCCGGGCTGGTCCTGTTTCTCTTGGGCAAATTGCCGACTGTCGGGCAGAGCGTTCAGGCGCAGAACTGGCAGATCGAGGTTGTCGACATGGACGGTCGGCGGATCGACAAGGTGCTCGTGCAGCGGACGCAGACTGCGCCCGCCGCACGGATGTGA
- a CDS encoding ATPase: protein MNMETSNVMAPPPPKRLQDMQLPMVMMRDIVIKTIFRKNTGSASELAKAVCLPVPITQELIDYARGQNLLEAMGTRSEGISTEMGYQLTDSGKARAMDALAQSEYYGAMPVPLQVYREQVQRQSIRNIQITRQQLSNAMGHLILPPQLLGNLGPAVTSGRSILMYGPPGNGKSSISNGIRDAMGDKIYVPRAIEYAGSVITVYDPIVHSKATEQEDDPTQLRRRNLYDSRYVLCERPTVITGGELSLDMLDLVYNPTARTYQAPLQLKSTGGIFIVDDLGRQAEPPQKLVNRWIVPLEESKDILALQSGEKFEVPFDTLVIFSTNFHPNEIFDQAALRRIFFKIKIDGPSQEDFLKIFALVARKKRMQLCEKSLVHLLKTKYPTIKNVFANYQPVFLIDQMISVCDFEGLPYKMTPELVDRAWANMFVKDEVIVK, encoded by the coding sequence ATGAACATGGAAACTTCGAACGTCATGGCACCTCCGCCGCCCAAGCGGCTGCAGGACATGCAATTGCCCATGGTCATGATGCGCGACATCGTGATCAAGACGATCTTCCGCAAGAATACCGGCAGCGCCAGCGAGCTTGCCAAGGCGGTCTGCCTGCCCGTCCCCATCACGCAGGAACTGATCGATTATGCCCGCGGGCAGAACCTTCTCGAGGCGATGGGCACGCGCTCCGAAGGTATCAGCACGGAGATGGGCTACCAGCTCACAGATAGCGGCAAGGCACGCGCGATGGATGCGCTGGCGCAGTCGGAATATTACGGCGCCATGCCGGTGCCCCTGCAGGTCTACCGCGAACAGGTGCAGCGCCAGTCGATCCGCAACATCCAGATCACGCGCCAGCAGCTGTCGAACGCGATGGGTCACCTGATCCTGCCGCCCCAGCTTCTGGGCAATCTGGGACCCGCCGTGACCTCGGGCCGCTCGATCCTGATGTACGGCCCCCCGGGCAACGGTAAATCCTCGATCTCGAACGGCATTCGCGACGCCATGGGCGACAAGATCTACGTCCCGCGCGCCATCGAATATGCAGGCTCCGTCATCACCGTCTACGACCCGATCGTGCATTCCAAGGCCACGGAGCAGGAAGACGATCCGACCCAGCTGCGCCGCCGGAACCTCTACGATTCGCGCTACGTGCTGTGCGAGCGGCCCACGGTGATCACCGGAGGCGAATTGTCTCTCGACATGCTGGATCTGGTCTACAACCCCACGGCACGGACCTACCAGGCGCCGCTGCAGCTCAAATCCACCGGCGGCATCTTCATCGTCGACGACCTTGGCCGTCAGGCCGAGCCGCCGCAGAAACTGGTCAACCGCTGGATCGTGCCTCTGGAGGAATCGAAGGACATCCTCGCCCTGCAATCGGGCGAGAAATTCGAGGTCCCCTTCGACACGCTGGTGATCTTCTCGACGAACTTCCACCCGAACGAGATCTTCGACCAGGCGGCCCTGCGCCGGATCTTCTTCAAGATCAAGATCGACGGGCCGAGCCAAGAGGATTTCCTGAAGATCTTCGCGCTGGTGGCCCGCAAGAAGCGGATGCAGCTTTGCGAGAAGAGCCTCGTGCACCTGCTGAAGACCAAGTATCCGACGATCAAGAATGTCTTTGCCAATTACCAGCCGGTCTTCCTCATCGATCAGATGATCTCGGTCTGCGATTTCGAAGGCCTGCCTTACAAGATGACTCCGGAACTGGTGGACCGCGCCTGGGCCAACATGTTCGTCAAGGACGAGGTGATCGTGAAATAA
- a CDS encoding prepilin peptidase — protein sequence MSIDASAALWFLPFVVPLCLYTCYTDMARMKITNPTVIALFVVFALVGLIALPFETYLWRYLHLVVVLIAGIALNAGGVMGAGDAKFAAAAAPFIHLGDLRLLLVLFTGVLIAAFVAHRLARATPLTRLAPEWQSWHSGSKFPMGLALGGALALYLGLGVLYGA from the coding sequence ATGTCCATCGATGCCTCGGCCGCGCTGTGGTTCCTGCCCTTCGTCGTGCCGCTGTGCCTGTACACCTGCTACACCGACATGGCGCGGATGAAGATCACCAATCCCACGGTGATCGCCCTGTTCGTCGTCTTTGCGCTGGTCGGGCTGATCGCCCTGCCCTTCGAGACCTATCTCTGGCGCTACCTGCATCTGGTGGTGGTCCTGATCGCGGGCATCGCGCTCAATGCAGGGGGCGTCATGGGCGCAGGGGATGCGAAATTCGCCGCCGCCGCCGCACCCTTCATCCATCTCGGCGATCTGCGTTTGTTGCTGGTCCTGTTCACCGGCGTTCTGATCGCGGCTTTCGTGGCGCACCGCTTGGCCCGCGCGACGCCGCTCACACGCCTCGCGCCGGAATGGCAAAGCTGGCATTCGGGCTCGAAATTTCCCATGGGCCTCGCCCTCGGTGGGGCGCTGGCGCTCTATCTCGGGCTGGGCGTGCTCTACGGCGCCTGA
- a CDS encoding lipopolysaccharide assembly protein LapB: MRHSRIFILCAAGAFGLSACGDTASEAETVDRNFQGVNAIDGTGLNDVMLTVADPNEAVDYFRRALQDAPDNIEHRRGLAKSLIRAKRVPEGVAAWSKVVDHEDVAHKDKVALADALIRSGEWDRAKETLNAIPPTHETFERYKLEAMVADVNQDWKKADSFYEVALGLTTQPSSILNNWGYSKLTRGEHSAAERLFTDAIRQDESLFTAKNNLMLARAARGDYTIPVIPMTQVERAQLLHTLALAAIKKGDVETGKALLRDAIETHPQHFEAAATSLDALEGSN, encoded by the coding sequence ATGCGCCACTCCAGGATTTTTATCCTCTGCGCGGCAGGGGCATTCGGGCTATCCGCATGCGGAGATACCGCGAGCGAAGCGGAAACGGTCGACCGGAACTTCCAGGGCGTGAACGCCATCGACGGAACCGGGCTGAACGACGTGATGCTGACCGTGGCCGACCCGAACGAGGCCGTGGATTACTTCCGCAGGGCCCTGCAGGACGCACCCGACAACATCGAACATCGCCGGGGCCTCGCGAAATCGCTGATCCGCGCCAAGCGCGTGCCCGAAGGCGTGGCGGCCTGGTCCAAGGTCGTCGACCATGAAGACGTGGCCCACAAGGACAAGGTGGCGCTGGCCGATGCCCTGATCCGCTCGGGCGAATGGGACCGCGCCAAGGAGACGCTGAATGCGATCCCCCCCACCCATGAGACATTCGAGCGCTACAAGCTCGAAGCCATGGTGGCCGACGTGAACCAGGACTGGAAGAAGGCCGACAGCTTCTACGAGGTGGCCCTGGGCCTGACCACGCAACCCTCGAGCATCCTGAACAACTGGGGCTATTCCAAGCTCACGCGCGGGGAGCACAGCGCCGCAGAACGGCTGTTCACCGACGCGATCCGCCAGGACGAGTCGCTGTTCACCGCGAAGAACAACCTGATGCTGGCCCGCGCGGCGCGTGGCGACTACACGATCCCCGTGATCCCGATGACCCAGGTCGAACGGGCGCAGCTTCTGCACACGCTGGCCCTCGCCGCGATCAAGAAGGGCGATGTCGAGACCGGCAAGGCGCTTCTGCGCGACGCGATCGAGACCCATCCGCAGCATTTCGAGGCCGCAGCAACCAGCCTCGACGCGCTCGAAGGCTCGAATTAA
- a CDS encoding tetratricopeptide repeat protein: MRTPLAGCLLILAMLMAACSPGGLELPEDQLYAPEIDPDGEGVGGLLVGHRLMDADEPELALDAYTRAAAELGLTVEVLSGLGSANLALGRLNQAERLLRQAVDEDEASPEMWNNLGVVLMEQGKEAEAAATFRRAYALDNGQNDSIRDNLRLALAKIENSVYGEEQEQEFKLVRRGQGDFLLTSTE; this comes from the coding sequence ATGCGCACGCCCCTCGCGGGATGCCTTCTGATACTTGCAATGCTGATGGCCGCCTGTTCACCGGGCGGCCTTGAGCTGCCGGAGGACCAGCTTTACGCGCCTGAAATCGACCCCGACGGCGAAGGCGTGGGCGGGCTTCTGGTGGGCCATCGCCTGATGGATGCCGATGAGCCCGAGCTCGCGCTCGACGCCTATACGCGCGCCGCGGCAGAGCTTGGACTGACCGTCGAGGTGCTGTCGGGTCTTGGATCGGCCAATCTTGCGCTGGGGCGTCTGAACCAGGCGGAGCGCCTGCTCCGACAGGCCGTGGACGAGGACGAGGCCAGCCCGGAGATGTGGAACAACCTGGGCGTTGTCCTGATGGAACAGGGCAAGGAGGCCGAGGCCGCCGCGACCTTCCGCAGGGCCTATGCGCTCGACAATGGCCAAAACGACTCAATCCGCGACAATCTTCGCTTGGCGCTCGCAAAAATTGAAAATAGCGTCTATGGTGAGGAACAAGAACAAGAATTTAAGCTCGTGCGACGCGGACAGGGGGATTTCCTGCTCACATCGACCGAGTAA
- a CDS encoding type II secretion system F family protein: MDAIANLNAVMTDLLGPAAPMIIAGGLGLLLILASIPIMLAQKPDPMEKLKQMEKRGQQAETKQILREKAKNDKLNRYAQFLEPQDEEELGSARLKLMQAGYASKEAVRFYYFAQFALGLLGLGLGTAYYTLALGDNATTKDMVMYVLGPGGLGYYLPKYWVNKRAGERQQQIQDGFPDALDMMLVCVEAGQSMDQSIVRIARELRPSYPQLADEFQMVSYEMKAGKDKSNVLNDMSERCGVQDVSSFVTVLNQSQTFGTSVADALRVYAAEMRDKRVMRAEEKANKLPTKMTLTTMMFTVPPLLIILVGPSVVGITNMTGN, from the coding sequence ATGGACGCCATTGCCAATCTGAACGCCGTGATGACCGACCTGCTTGGACCGGCGGCACCGATGATCATTGCAGGCGGGCTTGGCCTGCTGCTGATCCTCGCCTCTATCCCCATCATGCTGGCGCAGAAGCCGGACCCGATGGAAAAGCTCAAGCAGATGGAGAAGCGCGGTCAGCAGGCCGAGACCAAGCAGATCCTCCGCGAGAAGGCGAAAAACGACAAGCTCAACAGGTATGCGCAATTCCTCGAACCACAGGACGAGGAAGAGCTGGGCTCGGCGCGGCTGAAACTGATGCAGGCGGGCTATGCCTCGAAGGAGGCGGTGCGCTTTTACTACTTCGCGCAATTCGCGCTGGGTCTCTTGGGGCTCGGGCTCGGCACGGCCTATTACACGCTGGCGCTTGGCGACAACGCCACCACCAAGGACATGGTGATGTATGTGCTGGGGCCCGGCGGTCTGGGCTATTACCTGCCGAAATACTGGGTCAACAAGCGCGCGGGCGAACGTCAGCAGCAGATCCAGGACGGTTTCCCGGATGCGCTCGACATGATGCTGGTCTGCGTCGAGGCGGGCCAGTCGATGGACCAGTCCATTGTCCGGATCGCCCGTGAATTGCGCCCCTCCTACCCGCAACTCGCCGACGAGTTCCAGATGGTCAGCTACGAGATGAAGGCCGGCAAGGACAAATCGAACGTCCTGAACGACATGTCGGAACGCTGCGGCGTGCAGGACGTGTCCTCCTTCGTGACCGTGCTGAACCAGTCGCAGACCTTCGGCACCTCGGTCGCCGACGCGCTCAGGGTCTATGCCGCCGAGATGCGCGACAAGCGCGTGATGCGCGCGGAAGAGAAGGCAAACAAGTTGCCCACGAAGATGACTTTGACCACAATGATGTTCACGGTGCCGCCGCTTTTGATCATCCTCGTGGGGCCTTCGGTGGTCGGCATCACCAACATGACCGGGAACTGA
- a CDS encoding type II secretion system F family protein, which produces MLNAEFIIYGAIFVGVLALVEGVYLVAFGKSISLNSRVNRRLQMLDKGARRDEVLAKLRKEMDQHLDNRGVPLYSMLADRAQKAAIAFTPNQLIMLMVAVSVIAFLGLSITTEAGLPIRIAMGIGFGVGGVFFWVNSKAKKRLAMIEEQLPDAVELMVRSLRVGHPFSSAISIVSKEIQDPLATEFGVIADESAYGRDIGEALKHMAERLDMQDLRFLAVAVSIQQQSGGNLAEILEGLAKVIRARFRLFRRVKAITAEAQWSGKFLSGFPVMALIFIQVTKPDYYDNVLDHPWFIPACFIVAIFLALNLFIMRMLVNIKV; this is translated from the coding sequence ATGCTGAACGCAGAATTCATTATCTACGGCGCGATCTTCGTGGGCGTTCTCGCCCTCGTCGAAGGCGTCTACCTCGTTGCCTTCGGCAAATCGATCAGCCTCAACAGCCGGGTGAACCGGCGGTTGCAGATGCTCGACAAGGGCGCACGCCGCGACGAGGTTCTGGCCAAGCTCCGCAAGGAGATGGACCAGCATCTCGATAACCGGGGCGTGCCGCTCTACTCGATGCTGGCCGACCGGGCGCAGAAGGCGGCCATCGCCTTCACGCCCAACCAGTTGATCATGCTGATGGTCGCCGTGTCCGTCATCGCCTTTCTGGGCCTGTCGATCACGACCGAGGCAGGTCTGCCGATCCGGATCGCCATGGGCATCGGTTTCGGTGTGGGCGGCGTGTTCTTCTGGGTGAACTCGAAGGCCAAGAAGCGCCTTGCGATGATCGAGGAGCAGCTGCCCGACGCGGTCGAGCTGATGGTCCGGTCGCTCCGGGTGGGTCATCCGTTCTCCTCGGCGATTTCCATCGTCTCGAAGGAGATCCAGGACCCGCTGGCCACGGAATTCGGCGTCATCGCGGACGAAAGCGCCTACGGCCGCGATATCGGCGAGGCGCTGAAGCACATGGCCGAACGCCTCGACATGCAGGATTTGCGCTTCCTCGCCGTGGCGGTGTCGATCCAGCAGCAATCGGGCGGTAACCTCGCGGAGATCCTCGAAGGTCTGGCCAAGGTGATCCGCGCGCGCTTCCGTCTCTTCCGCCGGGTGAAGGCGATCACGGCGGAAGCCCAATGGTCGGGCAAGTTCCTGTCGGGCTTCCCGGTCATGGCGCTGATCTTCATCCAGGTCACCAAGCCCGACTACTACGACAACGTGCTGGACCACCCGTGGTTCATCCCGGCCTGTTTCATCGTCGCCATCTTCCTTGCGCTGAACCTTTTCATCATGCGCATGCTCGTGAACATCAAGGTCTGA
- a CDS encoding CpaF family protein yields MFSRYKKSGATTAAPAPAPAPAAEKAAAPVEKPVSMRKVKPQSPARPVAGDKEKKRKERLGEIKLELHRALLDNLNLAALDQASEADLRAEIQAITAESLQEKSIVLNREERLQLNQELYDEVKGLGPLEALLKDDTVSDILVNGPQQIFIEQNGKLSLSDITFKDERHLMRIIDKIVSAVGRRVDESNPYVDARLQDGSRFNAMVPPIAIDGSLVSIRKFKKDKLGIDDLVAFGAFSEEMAVYLQAAVATRLNVIVSGGTGSGKTTTLNALSSFIDDSERILTIEDTAELQLQQTHVGRMESRPPNVEGKGAVTPRDCLKNALRMRPDRIIVGETRGEEVIDMLQAMNTGHDGSMTTIHANSARDGVARLENMIAMAGIEMPLKAMRSQISSAVNLIVQASRLQDGSRRMTSITEVTGMEGEVISMQELFRFQRVGLTPDNKILGHFTATGVRSHYSERFKMWGYDLPPSIYEPFRGD; encoded by the coding sequence ATGTTTTCACGCTACAAAAAGTCCGGCGCCACGACCGCCGCCCCGGCCCCCGCGCCTGCTCCGGCCGCCGAGAAAGCCGCAGCCCCGGTCGAGAAACCCGTCTCGATGCGGAAGGTAAAGCCGCAAAGCCCCGCGCGTCCCGTCGCGGGCGACAAGGAGAAAAAGCGCAAGGAGCGGCTGGGCGAGATCAAGCTCGAGCTGCACCGCGCGCTTCTGGACAACCTGAACCTCGCCGCCCTCGATCAGGCGAGCGAGGCCGATCTGCGCGCCGAAATCCAGGCCATCACCGCGGAATCGCTGCAGGAAAAGTCCATCGTCCTGAACCGCGAAGAGCGGCTGCAGCTCAACCAGGAGCTTTACGACGAGGTGAAGGGGCTCGGCCCGCTCGAGGCGCTTCTGAAAGACGACACCGTCTCGGATATCCTGGTGAACGGCCCGCAGCAGATCTTCATCGAACAGAACGGCAAGCTGTCGCTGTCGGACATCACCTTCAAGGATGAACGCCACCTGATGCGGATCATCGACAAGATCGTGTCCGCCGTGGGCCGCCGGGTCGATGAATCCAATCCCTACGTCGACGCCCGTCTGCAGGACGGCTCGCGTTTCAACGCGATGGTTCCGCCCATTGCCATCGATGGCAGCCTCGTCTCCATTCGTAAGTTCAAGAAGGACAAGCTCGGCATCGACGATCTTGTGGCCTTCGGCGCCTTCTCCGAGGAGATGGCCGTTTATTTGCAGGCCGCTGTCGCCACCCGCCTCAACGTCATCGTCTCGGGCGGTACGGGTTCGGGCAAGACCACCACGCTCAACGCGCTCAGCTCCTTCATCGATGACAGTGAGCGCATCCTGACCATCGAGGATACGGCCGAACTTCAGCTTCAGCAGACCCATGTGGGCCGGATGGAAAGCCGACCGCCCAACGTGGAAGGCAAAGGCGCCGTCACGCCGCGCGATTGTCTGAAGAACGCGCTTCGTATGCGTCCCGACCGCATCATCGTCGGCGAGACGCGGGGCGAGGAAGTGATCGACATGCTGCAGGCCATGAACACGGGCCATGACGGCTCCATGACCACGATCCACGCCAACTCCGCCCGCGACGGTGTCGCCCGTCTGGAGAACATGATCGCCATGGCGGGCATCGAGATGCCGCTGAAGGCGATGCGGAGCCAGATCTCCTCGGCTGTGAACCTGATCGTGCAGGCCAGCCGCCTGCAGGACGGCTCGCGCCGGATGACGTCGATCACCGAAGTGACCGGCATGGAAGGCGAGGTGATCTCCATGCAGGAGCTCTTCCGCTTCCAGCGCGTCGGCCTGACACCTGACAACAAGATCCTCGGCCATTTCACCGCGACCGGGGTTCGCAGCCATTATTCAGAACGCTTCAAGATGTGGGGATATGATCTGCCGCCCTCCATCTACGAGCCGTTCCGGGGGGACTGA
- a CDS encoding AAA family ATPase, with translation MSTVTNADAVAEAAPIVACTISRDVQIFDLLIEDMESLLGEAWGDLGFAEALAFLGQPEADSLDFVALAIDDTDEDNADQLMAIITTAKARGVKTVLIAEDVSPATLHRLLKNGADEFVPYPLPEGELAAAVERIKRPPAPQLVAESEGRESQARLKSDGDGVLLAVQGMAGGVGTTTFAVNLAWELANVEKDKDKAPRVCLLDLGLQFGSAATYLDLPRKETIVELLADIGTLDQDTFAQALQSFEDRIDVFTAPSDLLPLDMITQEDVSLLLGLAREHFDYIVVDMPSAITQWSETVLQAAQVYFAMIELDMRSAQNTLRLKRALQSEDLPFDKLRFVLNRAPKFTDLQGKSRAKRMAESLDIGMDLFMPDGGRPIAQACDHGLPIALQAAKNPLRKEIAKLAQSLHEIGQSDAVAA, from the coding sequence ATGAGTACGGTGACAAACGCAGACGCAGTTGCAGAAGCCGCGCCGATTGTGGCCTGCACGATCAGCCGCGACGTACAGATATTCGACCTCCTGATCGAGGACATGGAATCGCTTCTGGGCGAAGCCTGGGGGGATCTGGGCTTTGCTGAAGCGCTGGCCTTCCTCGGCCAACCGGAAGCCGACAGCCTCGATTTCGTCGCTCTGGCCATCGATGACACCGACGAGGACAATGCCGATCAGCTGATGGCGATCATCACCACTGCGAAAGCGCGCGGCGTCAAGACCGTGCTGATCGCGGAGGATGTGAGCCCCGCCACGCTGCACCGGCTCCTGAAGAACGGCGCCGATGAATTCGTGCCCTACCCGCTGCCAGAGGGCGAGCTTGCCGCCGCGGTGGAACGCATCAAGAGGCCCCCTGCCCCGCAGCTTGTCGCGGAAAGCGAGGGCCGGGAGTCGCAAGCGCGTCTGAAATCCGATGGCGACGGCGTGCTTCTGGCCGTGCAGGGCATGGCAGGCGGCGTCGGCACCACCACCTTTGCGGTGAACCTCGCCTGGGAGCTGGCCAATGTCGAGAAGGACAAGGACAAGGCGCCGCGCGTCTGCCTTCTGGATCTCGGTCTGCAATTCGGGTCGGCCGCGACCTATCTCGACCTGCCGCGCAAGGAAACGATCGTGGAGCTTCTGGCCGATATCGGCACGCTCGATCAGGACACCTTCGCGCAGGCGCTGCAAAGCTTCGAGGACCGGATCGACGTCTTCACCGCGCCGTCGGATCTCTTGCCGCTCGACATGATCACCCAGGAAGATGTGAGCCTGCTGCTGGGGCTCGCGCGCGAACATTTCGACTACATCGTCGTCGACATGCCGTCCGCGATCACCCAATGGTCCGAAACCGTGCTGCAGGCCGCGCAGGTCTATTTCGCGATGATCGAGCTCGACATGCGCTCGGCCCAGAACACGCTGCGGCTGAAGCGGGCGCTGCAATCCGAGGATCTGCCCTTCGACAAGCTGCGCTTCGTGCTGAACCGCGCGCCGAAATTCACCGACCTGCAAGGCAAGAGCCGCGCCAAGCGGATGGCCGAAAGCCTCGATATCGGCATGGACCTGTTCATGCCCGATGGCGGTCGGCCGATTGCGCAAGCCTGCGATCACGGTCTGCCCATCGCGCTGCAGGCCGCGAAGAACCCGCTGCGCAAGGAAATCGCAAAGCTGGCCCAGTCTCTGCATGAGATCGGTCAATCCGACGCTGTTGCCGCTTAA